The genomic interval AGTCCCAGCATGCACAGGGTTtaccctctctttctctctctgctgctcctcttcctcccttcaTCTCTCATCCTGCTGTCACCCCCGCCGTGACCGTCTCCCCCTCTtcttcccctcccctcctcccccacccaGTAACCGTCACTGTGACAGATACAGAAATTGGCTTTTTGTCGCCCACTGTTGCCCTCTTGAATGAACATTTAGTGACCCCTCAGACGACACGTCCAGCAGGGACTTTTATCTCCCTTCCTGAAACCGAACTGGACTCCGGCCCGTCGCAGCCTCCTGTTTTCTCCTCCAGGTTTGAGTCTGCGTTCGATCCTGCAGACGTCGTTCCAAAGATGCCTCCTGTCGACTTGTCCCTCTTTGGACTGAACTCTTCATCAATAAGTGCTGACAAAACCTCGactcttcctgttcctccaaCCCCTCCGCCATCTTTTAGCCTTaatccctcctcttcctcagcagaTTCCAGCTCCCCCACCAGCTCCTCTATCCATGCCCCAAATCAAGGCTTCGTGTCTGAGCTTCAACATCTTTCGTTTTCTGGAAAtgagacagaaactggaaacatGGCAGGTTTAAAGACCAATCCAAGCCCGGTTATTGCTCTCAAAAACGTCTCCTCACAAGGTCACAATGCCTCCGAAGATACCGGACGGATAAAAGCATCTCAGCGGAACATCACAGGAGGTTTAAACGGAGACATATCTGCAAATGTACCAAGTCTGCCGTCAGATCAGAACCATGAAGGTGTTTCCCTGGTCAGAACCACAGCGAGCTCCTCTCCAGCTGCTCGGTTTAAAGCTGTCAGTTTGTCGGCTCACAGCGTGAAAAAAGCCACGTTCCGACCCGGTCCGACTGAGGATTGGGCCGCCGGGCCGGCGCTGCCCTGCCAGTGTAAACAAGGCTTTGATTTTACGTGTGTGTGCAGCGGGTCAGCAGGGAACCGTATGTCCAACAGTAACAACAAACCGTAGATGTAGATGGTCCAAGGAGCAggaatctttaaaaacaatcaaacttcTGATTTGTGTTCAGTTCTGAAGCATCGTCCCCACATGGCCAAAAGATTATGACCCCTGCTGGTGACTTGGACTGTTAGCCATGTAGCATGTCTACAGGCTGGTTGAAAGGGGAAAATTCagctttaaagtaaattaaaacaaagattttaggACTGAATACAAATTGAATTACCTGTTAAATGGATAttctggccattttgaattgacgAAATGAAGAGTTGATATCTGTTGGAGATCAGAGATCATGTTTtgtgacctcagtttggagaaatggagtttaattctgacagaactgatgagctaacggctagtctgaacgcaGCTAAGACCAAATTAGATTGTTGTTTAATCTCGTAACAATTCATGTTGCTTCGTGtaaacatgatcgcccgccaCTGAGAGTCCAGAACAGCTCATAAAcaactgaaactctcagaaagtaaccagtggactacaagtgattaacttttagagtcagcacaattcaagatggctgccacagccagcggACCTTAACAAACGGCTCAAACTCTGCCAGTGTTCCAGATGTTAatctaaaatctgatgtggtagtagctgagagtcgtccacaTGTCGAAGTCAGTTTTATGTTACAGTTTGTTGGGTTgtttgcaaacagcagcagcagcagctggctgtaacACTTCCTGTACAGTCGGGGGTCTCTTCCTGCAGGAGTTTCATGAACATTCTGCTGGAATATCCGTGTAATACGTTGGtgtaaaggttaaaataataaaatctttgaaatgttGTTCGTTTGAAGACAGTTCTGCTCAAACGAGCCACGGACTCGTCAGCTGGGACCAGATGGAGCTCCAGGTGTCCAAACCTCCTCAGGATTCATGTGACTCAAACCTTTCCATCCCTTTCCACGGTGGTGTAGAGCGACACCTCGCTGCTGCTGTTCGTTCTGGGAAATAATCTCtgaatttaataataatttaggcTAAATTCAACAGAAAGAAACTGATGTTGGGGTAAAATATTCCACTATGGACTGGTATTAAATTTAGGACTTTGGACTTTTAAGAGGACTGAGATTTTTGGTCCTGGTCCCGCTTGGACTAGCCTTTTGCTCATCAATCATTTTGAACCTAAACTCTATTTCTACAAActcaaggagctatctacaacaggtaagatattcattgctCAGAATCTTTAAagtgaccagactatccctttaaggtgGTTGGGCTTCATGTTGTAGCAGATCTGAGGTTTTAATGAGTAATTAGTTTCTGGGAATCATGGGTCAGGGATGGGTTGGATCTTCATGGTGATTCTGGGATAGTTTTAGGATCTGAATGATCAGTTTAGTTGAATCCTGTTGTAGTTTTACTCCTGGTAGTTGTAGTTCAAACAGggatcctcctcctctgtcattCTCATCAATCATTTCTCAGAGGACAGATGTCTGTCCAGTCCATCCAGCTCCAGGTGGAGACGTCCTCAGCTGCTCGTCTCTTCAGTCTCTGAAACATCTGAAAGCCAGCAGAGATGTCTGAACGAACCCCTGAAAAATACCCAACAATCTGCAGCTTGGGGGTCTCCATTCAGAGCTGATGGACGCGTCTGTCTTCATGATCAGAGAAACAAGAGAGACACCTGCTGGTGGCTGTGGAGCATAGCAGGAGATCGAATGTTTTAGTTCACATTCATGAAGTCCCTGTGGAGGTCCGAACCTCCTCAGCCCGGTGGACCAATCAGAACAGGTTGTGTTTATGTTGAACAGATATCTTTAAAGCAAACTGAACTCGCAACACAAATAATCAGCTGTccctgcagtttttcttttataaatgttctgtgatcagtttaaatgaaaatgccTGCAGGCAGCTGTGCTGAAAGCGTGAAAtcctttaaaaggtttaaaaagttaaCGACACAGTTACTGAagtgctgaagctgcagaagcacttttcttcttttcaataAAGCCGAGAACAGAAGCCTTCCTGTCTGTTATCTTCCAGGCAGCACATCCCTCCTCATCGTTTGACTCCAGAAAATTGGATTTTTACACGACTCTGTTTGCTCCGAGCCGGCGATTCATCTCCTGCTATGTGCCACAGAAAAGAAATCTTTGCAGACGGGAAATATTTGTGTCtgaaaggtgatttttttttattctcttctctTCTGTTGTGTCCTTTCACCTTCTTCTCAGAGGGTCTGTTCTACGGGGTCTTCTTGTTGGTGGAGTCGGAGCGGAGTCAGCAGGCGGTGGAACGAGCCCTGGCTCTCTGGGTAAGACTGACCGTTCCTTCAGTGCTGGAGAAAggtggtttttattgttgcctCCTGAAAGTTAAAGTTAGAGAGTGTTCTTGCTTTAGGTGGAGCTTTTATTCTCATCACAgtggaacacaggaaacagatcagatgttaaactaaaaaattaaaccatttttaggacataaaaatgtcattttaagcCTGACAGCAGCACATCTGTAACCAGGAgcaacatctggaggagcttttctaACTAATTCAGTTAATTGTCAGCAGGTGAGTCAGAGACGAGCTTTTAGAGGCtcaccagctgacaggaagtgtctgagaacagaggaacactttcagaataaagttcctgaatgaaaagagaaaacaggattgtgtaaacaaagaagaagccagatgtgaacagatgtgtctcctttgaggtcagcctgcctctctgatggtatgggggtgcattagtgcctcccatccaggactgttgaacagacagaacgggacgacctcaggtccagatgtttacagactgatgagggaaacatctggaacatctgtagAGAGACGTGTTGCTGACAGCAGATTAACTGAGtttgtttcctaaaaatggtttaatttcttattttcaacatttgatctTTTCACTGTgactaaaatgtgtttctgatgtttgtaaatgattgttttctgtttttatgcaaCATCTGTGTCCGAGTCGTTTTACATCAGCCAACATTCGGTGACGTTTATggttttatgttcatttatcGCAGACagtctgtttaatttatttccagaataaaagcagaaacatgatggttgaattattattatttattattattcctgcAGCTGAATCAAACCTTTCAGGACTGGACCTTTGCTGTCGATCATTTCAGGTAAATCTGCAAACTTCTGTCTTTATGAAATCATAAATGTTTGGAGACAAAAGggtgtaaataaatgtaaaaacattatcatatGTTTTAAAGGCTGATTGTCATgagattaaactgttttattaattaaagtCCAGCTTCTGAACATACTTTGAATAAAAGATGATTTGATTGTTTGAGgatacagaaacattttaaatcccctctaaaatctgcagaaagtgtttttaggttcaaactttatttgaagcgttttgtttttctcttcagagTTGATCTCACTGGAGGCTCCTTCAGGTAAGAATCTGCGTTCAACTTTAAACACCCGGTTTGTTTCAGTGTTCAGAGTCTGGAGTAATCTGAGTAATCTGAGTAATCCTGAGTAATCCTGAGTAATCTGAGTAATCCTGAGTAATCTGAGTAAACTGTGTAATCCTGAGTAATCTGAGTAAACTGTGTAATCCTGAGTAATCTGAGTAAACTGTGTAATCCTGAGTAATCTGAGTAATCCAGAGTAACCCTGAGTAACCTGAGTAATCCCGAGTAACTTGAGTAACCCTGAGTAATCCTGAGTTATCCCGAGTAACCTGAGTAACTTGAGTAACCCTGAGTAATCCTGAGTAACCTGAGTAATCCTGAGTAACCTGAGTAACCTGAGTAATCCTGTGAAAGCTTCAGTTTGTCTCGTCTCCTCTGGTGTTCGCAGCTACAGctgccagctgctgctggtgatcCGCAGCCGGAGCGAAGCCGACGTCATGGAGCGGCTGCTCAGCAGAACCGGGCTCATCGGGACCGGACTGCAGGTCCAACCCAACAGTCTTTACGTCCGATTAGTAGGTGAGGAAAGGAAGAGTTCAGCTGGTGTCCAAACACTGAGGCTCACTTCTGTTTATtctaaaactttttgttttcctctgttctGGTTatcagaacctcagaacctcAGGTCTCTGGTTCGGTTTAAAGTcgtctgaatgctgagtcagcgttcacgctgctttcctgtttagtttctgtcctacttttttctttttcctgcagaCTTTGAGCAATAAAACAATCAACTAGACcgagaataatgttttttaacttttagttgttggaacttttatacttttcatgatgtttttataatatctctttaattcctccacaaacactgttttagctccttttagctccttttagcttctgttgttCTCTTTCTAGCTTTCAGTTCTGGTTTTCCTGATAATTtatctttgttattttagcttttgttctgctgctttaatcTTTGAGCTTCTCTGCTCAGCTTGTTTTAACCTGAACAGCTCAGTTTGATCGGACTCTTTCATTCAAGCATCAGTTAcgtgtgacctctgctccttccTCCAGGAAACTGTCCTGAGGAGAatcttcttcacttcctgtgGCCTGAGACCCGACCCAGAGTCACTCAGTACCTGCCCTGCTTCCCCAACAAGGACCACAGTGCCTCCAGGAGCTGGTAAAACCCAAACACAACAGATCCACGTACaatcagaggtcagaggtcaacccTCAATGACCTCCACTGTATCCACTTCTTTGGATACTCTGCTTTCAAAACCCTATTAGCTGcttttctgtctggttttatttagtGGCACACTGCTGCTCAGTTTTATACTCAAACTGAGTCAAAACTAATATTTATCTGagttatttgtctttttccagTTTGATTAATCCAGAAAACTACAACTCCTTCTGGTCGACCGCGAACCTCACCAGCTGCTCCGTGACTGCAGGTCCGATCAGATTTCCtcatttgaaacaaatgttttctttaggaATATATTCCTACGTTAGTGGTTGGGAAAACAGTTCAGTCTTTAGGTTGTTTTATGTTCTGTAGAAAATGCAGTTGGTGTGGCGGAGCAGCTCGCTAACTTCACCAAGAACAGCCTCTCCAACGAAGAGGTGGGCGGGAAAAACCAAACATGCATCAAACCCAGAGCGGCGAGGAAGATGAACAAACCGTCCTTcatccgtccgtctgtccaCAGGTGTCTCAGGTGGTGACGAAGGTGCAGGAGCTGGTGAACGTGGCCAAGATCGACGCGGCGGTGGCCGAGACTGTGGTTCACATCATCTCCAACGTCATGATCAGCTCCGACAAGCCGCCGGCGGACGCCTCCAACAAGTACGCTCCTCGACTTCCTGTTAGACCCTGTCCACCAATCAGCTGTGGCCTTCTGACGAAGGGCAGATAGTGTAAAACGTTACctggttaccatggttaccTGTCAGTGGGAGGGATCAGGCAGCAGGTGAACTTTCTGTGAAGGAGGCCTTCAGAGGTCCTCAGACCTTCAGAGGTCCTCAAACCTTCAGAGGTCCCCAGGAGACCTTCAGAGGTCCTCAGGAGACCTTCAGAGGTCCTCAGACCTTCAGAGGTCCCCAGGAGACCTTCAGAGGTCCTCAGACCTTCAGAGGTCCCCAGGAGACCTTCAGAGGTCCTCAGGAGACCTTCAGAGGTCCTCAGACCTTCAGAGGTCCTCAGGAGGCCTTTGGAGGTCTCTGAGAGGTCATGTCTCAGTGCATCGAGAATCATCTCCACCAAGGACGTTATgttgtccgtctgtctgtctgtttgcaggattacataaaaacttacaaacagattttgataaaatttgAGGAAATGTTGggttgtcataaaaaacaagtgattaaattttggtccAGATCGTAGAACCTTTTAATGATCCTCTGGTCTTGGAGGTTTGCTTCTAGTTTAGAGATAAAACGTGAGTTTAGAAGCAGTCAGTGGTCATGATGTAATGGCTCTCTGTTCTGATTACTTGTTGACTGATGAAGGACGTTCTTCTCCTCAGAGCTCTGAAGGCTGTCGAGGAGTTGGCTCACAAGGTGGAGTTTGGAGGTCTGTCTGTGAACATCACCTCCAAGACGCTGGCTTTGGGAGTGTTGGCCCTCAACCACTCCACGTTCAACGGCACGTCGTTCAGCGCCTTCTTCCTGCCCAACTCCACCGACCCGAAGGTGCCATCATGGAAGCTCCTCCCCCTGGAGACCATGTTCAGCTTTTTGAACAGAATCACTTCTGCAGTTTACTTTGATTGATTGTTTCTTCACAAATTGTTCCTTTCTTTGACCTTTATTCTGAAACTCTTTTCTGTCCTTCCTGTCCAACCCTGTCGTCTTCTCTCTTCCTCAGATTGAGTTTGACGTGACAGCTAACCCGTTAGCTCAGGTAACGCTCCCCGGCTCGCTGCTGTCCAGCGTCTCTCTGAGCGACGTGGACAGGTCGTCTCTGTCCAGGATCAACTTCATGTTCTTCAGCAGCACCAACCTGTTCCAGGTGAGGCGAGAGGCCCACCTCCTGAGTTTGATCGGTGGAAACAGACctgatgtttgggtttttgtctCCAGAAAGAGCAGAACAGCTTGTCTCTGAACAGCTACGTGGTGGCGAGCAGCGTCGGGAACCTTTCTATCAAAGACCTGAAAGACCCGGTGAAGATCGAGATCTCCCACCTGCACGGACAGGTACACACTCCGCTTCCCTTCTTTCACTGATTTCCTCCACAGTTAGGCAGaaaaaactgagctgaactcctaaaaataaactttaaacattacTTGAAGGAGTGCAGTTTTAAACTGTCTTCCATGACGTGAGGTCTGTCGCCTCTCAGGATGTGTTCAGGgggagtctcagctactatctcattatctgtaaaattaccagAGTTGGAAccgtttctgtttgttcaggtCTGTTAGCTGTGCTGTTCATCCAGTGAGGACTTACATCTgctcagtggttcaggagatattttgctaacagacaagcagggaTTAAACAGTTCTCCATCAGTTAGCCCTTAGCACCAGGATCTGTGACACTGTTCGTTTCTTCTCCTGGCAGGTTTCATCCAAGAGGAAGTGCATGTTCTGGGACTTCAGCATGAACGGTGAGTCTGTCTGCATGGAGCAGAgccgacctctgacctctgacctctgacctccgacctccgacctctgacctccaacctctgacctctgaggttTTCATGGATCTGTTCCTGGTTTCGGACACGTTTACCTGCTGAACTTTTGGATGTGTTTGATAAAGTTACAGACGTTGTTCTCTCTGTCAGATTCACTTTTccacaaagatttttatttagctcagagcttcaaacaaacaaacaaacaaattaataataaaccTACAAATAATCTCTTTATTCGCTCCGGATCTTTAAAATCTACagatattctgtttttaaaaacactgggAATTATTGTTCCTGTTGCTAAcaacagtctttttttaatgaattaaaaagGAGAATATTCTAATTTATGAgagttatttatatttaaaacttgtCTCTGAGAAGTGATGTTAAATGAAGATGTTTCTGTTCTTAGTGAGGAGAACTGAGAGATcactttttagctttaaaagtaaACGATTTAAGGGAAATAAgcattataattataatttatacatttatataatgCATTCTAATGTGAAGAGACTGAgtctgtttgttgctgtttgaggGAGGAGCAGAAACGAGCTGCAGCCTGCTCCTTTATAGTTGTTTAATCATTGATTCATTCACTCGTTCACTCGTTCACTGGACCTGGTGTAATGTGTTCATCTGTCCACCAGAGGGCGATGGAGGCTGGAACGCCCGAGGCTGCAGCGTGTCCAAAGAGTCCAGCAGCAACAGGACGGTCTGCCTCTGTAACCACCTCACACACTTCGGCATCCTGATGGTAGGACTCCAGAGCTCATCAGAGCTGCTGGACCTTCGTTTAGTTTGTAGACCTTCTGTCaggttttctctcagtttcacctttgaccccagaCCTGGAGGTGCAGCAGAAAGTGTCGGTCCTCTGACCAACATCTCCCTGATGACGCCATCTTTCACATAGTTCTGCTGACGTAGAGGAACCATCTTAAAGTCCTCatctgctgctggttctggaGTCGGcatcttcatcttcagcttCATCAAACTTAGCTTCCTGTCTCagatgttctgcttgtttttcatggagaagctgaaaagtgaacataaataaaagctgttggCTCAAATCTCTCTGCAGGACGTTTCTCAGACCTCCTCCCAGATCGATCAGAAGAACAAGAAGGTCCTGACCTTCCTCTCCTACATCGGCTGCGGCGTGTCGGCCATCTGCTGCGCCGCCACGCTGCTCACCTACGTGGCCTTCGAGTGAGTCTTTGCTGTTAGTTCCCGCGGTGCGTTCATAGTTTCAGACGTCCTGAACCTGAAGCTGGACTCCTTCCTCCTGCAGAAGCCTGCGGCGCGACTACCCGTCTAAGATCCTGATGAACCTGAGCACGTCGCTGCTGTTCCTGAACATGGTGTTCCTGCTGGACGGCTGGTTGGCCAGCCTGAACAGGAACGAGGGGCTGTGCATGTCGGCCGCCGTGCTCCTGCACTACTTCCTGCTCACCTCCTTCACCTGGATGGGTTTGGAGTCCGTCCACATGTACATCGCTCTGGTCAAAGTCTTCAACACCTACATACGCAGATACATCCTGAAGTTCTGCGTCGTAGGATGGGGTGAGCCTGACCGCCGCCCAAAGCTTGGTTCGATTTTTAACCCTGACTCAGCATCAAGTGTTCATACGAGAGAAAGCTGGAGAAGCTAGGATTTCTGTGAAAATCcagagctgttaaagctaaaataagccgAACAACAGCTACAAACTaaaggcagaaaagaaaaaggtaaaagctaaaagtagcataaaaagttaaaaacagccggtttgttgaagcagatttcaaagaagaGATCTCAGTAAAGTtccatataaatataaaatgcctgtaaataaagttaaatatttctgaaacaACCAAAGCAGCagcgtctcctgaatgagccgaaggttcgGCTGTCAGACTTACAGCAACAATAACAGCAGAACTGACCTTATTTTCCGGTTTTTCCGCAGGTCTTCCTGCAGTTCTGGTTGGGATTGTCGTTTCagtgaataaaaacttttacgGCGTTCTGAAGGATGGCCAGGACGAGTCGGCCAGGATGTGAGTCAGAACCCAAACAGAGAAGCTCAGGGGACCCGATGGTCCGCAGCAGGACttcattctgctgcttctgGACTTTTTAGTTCAGCCTTTCTGAAAGCAGGAAACTGAGAGGATAACATCTTCTGAAAGCTTCCTGTCTTCCCTCAGGTGTTGGATCAAGGACAGAAGCGTCTTCTACACGACCTGCGTTGGTTACTTCTGTCTGGTGTTCCTGCTCAACGTGGCCATGTTCATCGTGGTGATGATGCAGATCTGCGGCCGCAACGGCAAACGCAGCAACCGCACGCTGCGGGAGGAGGTCCGTGCTGCGCCTGAACGTTTGGGTTCTCTGTTCTGGTGTTCCAACATGGCCGTCGCCAAACATCCTGCAGAGTTCAGGCCTGAAAACAGCTCTGGGTAGAAGAGCGGTTctaaagttggggtcgggagcCCACTGAGAGCCGTAGAACACCGAGCTGGAGGtcctgaaagtaaaaaaaaataattttactgatTATAAAAGATCAAAAGTTCAGAcgtttttactctttttgtaaCGTTTGTGGAGTTCAGCCGAGGATCTGAGGGTCGTTAGACGGCTGCTGgtttggggtcaaaggtcaaaggtcagagacCAGCTGATGcagatttacagaaactaaactgagaggAGCTCCAGACGGGTCTCAGACGGGTCTCAGACAGGGTCTCAGACGGGTCTCAGACAGGGTCTCAGACGGGTCTCAGACAGGGTCTCAGACGGGTCTCAGACGGGTCTCAGACAGGGTCTCAGACAGGGTCTCAGACGGGTCTCAGACAGGGTCTCAGACGGGTCTCAGACGGGTCTCAGACAGGGTCTCAGACTGGGTCTCAGACGGGTCTCAGACAGGGTCTCAGACGGGTCTCAGACGGGTCTCAGACAGGGTCTCAGACGGGTCTCAGACAGGTCTCAGACGGGTCTCAGACAGGGTCTCAGACGGGTCTCAGACGGGTCTCAGACAGGGTCTCAGACGGGTCTCAGACACGTCTGAGGTACCGGTTCTGAGGGTTCTCTCTGTTCTTAAATAGTTGGAACTAATGTGAAATGAAGACGTGTTTCAGTTCTGGGCTCTAATTATGGGATgtattttttcagtgtttgggTTTAAACAGATTTGGAACCTCGAGGTTCCGGTCGTTCTTACAGACACGGTTCTaacgtttggtgtggtggtaccTGAGAGTCCTTCCTGTCACGTCCTCTGAGAGTCTCTGGGCTGCGggtggcgggtgacatgcattaaGGTTCTGCTGTGTTCTGCTGTGTTCTGCTGGTCCAGGTCCTCAGAAACCTGCGGAGCGTGGTCAGCCTCACCTTCCTGCTCGGGATGACGTGGGGCTTCGCTCTGTTTGCCTGGGGGCCCGTCTACCTCACCTTCACCTACCTGTTCACCATCTTCAACTCTCTGCAAggtgcagcaacaacaaacctGTAGGACATGTGGACTCTGAGCCGTCTGATAACCCCCCCCCGTCCTCGTGTCTTTGTCTCTGCAGGTCTCTTCATATTTGTCTTCCACTGCGCTCTGAAGGAGAACGTGCAGAAGCAGTGGAGGAGGAGCCTCTGCTGCGGCCCCTACGGCCTCTCCTATAACTCAGGTATCTGTCCACCTGTCCCTCCGTCTGTCCACGGAGCTGTCCACGGAGCTGTCCACAGACCTGTCCCCAGACCTGTCCCTCCATCCGTCCACGGAGCTGTCCACAGACCTGTCCCNNNNNNNNNNNNNNNNNNNNNNNNNNNNNNNNNNNNNNNNNNNNNNNNNNNNNNNNNNNNNNNNNNNNNNNNNNNNNNNNNNNNNNNNNNNNNNNNNNNNNNNNNNNNNNNNNNNNNNNNNNNNNNNNNNNNNNNNNNNNNNNNNNNNNNNNNNNNNNNNNNNNNNNNNNNNNNNNNNNNNNNNNNNNNNNNNNNNNNNNNNNNNNNNNNNNNNNNNNNNNNNNNNNNNNNNNNNNNNNNNNNNNNNNNNNNNNNNNNNNNNNNNNNNNNNNNNNNNNNNNNNNNNNNNNNN from Kryptolebias marmoratus isolate JLee-2015 linkage group LG19, ASM164957v2, whole genome shotgun sequence carries:
- the adgrg6 gene encoding adhesion G-protein coupled receptor G6 isoform X4 (The sequence of the model RefSeq protein was modified relative to this genomic sequence to represent the inferred CDS: added 365 bases not found in genome assembly), which translates into the protein MASCSGDGGGRWRLHLVAPLVLLWISLDRTVRGCTSINCNVVLTEAQGKFMSPCYPQNYPNSHSCRWTLQAPTGFIIQLSFLDFELEEAPGCKYDWLLVHAGNTEAKFCGLTASGMTLNSTGNVMELSFTSDFSIQKRGFSVSFQHVAVALRNQKVKISSGAGQATQVSGSVSIPALSEFTVCFEVERAGSNQKEWLFTYYDSSNNVALSLGSTQSDMKMVVDGTVCSVETIISAADFTSSMKSFCVLWKSSSGLVAVYFNRIYRETTCSPSSNHLVPAGGVFQLGGLQSFNGNMYNLRLWNRTMTLAELKALSCGVAGSVIDWDNSFWSIPSSLAQTDNTLSCSASPSDSPELGHGSSEGLFYGVFLLVESERSQQAVERALALWLNQTFQDWTFAVDHFRVDLTGGSFSYSCQLLLVIRSRSEADVMERLLSRTGLIGTGLQVQPNSLYVRLVGNCPEENLLHFLWPETRPRVTQYLPCFPNKDHSASRSCLINPENYNSFWSTANLTSCSVTAENAVGVAEQLANFTKNSLSNEEVSQVVTKVQELVNVAKIDAAVAETVVHIISNVMISSDKPPADASNKALKAVEELAHKVEFGGLSVNITSKTLALGVLALNHSTFNGTSFSAFFLPNSTDPKIEFDVTANPLAQVTLPGSLLSSVSLSDVDRSSLSRINFMFFSSTNLFQKEQNSLSLNSYVVASSVGNLSIKDLKDPVKIEISHLHGQVSSKRKCMFWDFSMNEGDGGWNARGCSVSKESSSNRTVCLCNHLTHFGILMDVSQTSSQIDQKNKKVLTFLSYIGCGVSAICCAATLLTYVAFESLRRDYPSKILMNLSTSLLFLNMVFLLDGWLASLNRNEGLCMSAAVLLHYFLLTSFTWMGLESVHMYIALVKVFNTYIRRYILKFCVVGWGLPAVLVGIVVSVNKNFYGVLKDGQDESARMCWIKDRSVFYTTCVGYFCLVFLLNVAMFIVVMMQICGRNGKRSNRTLREEVLRNLRSVVSLTFLLGMTWGFALFAWGPVYLTFTYLFTIFNSLQGLFIFVFHCALKENVQKQWRRSLCCGPYGLSYNSDVTKTATNNTKKVSSDHLGKSLSSSSFGSSSSWTCKAKATLTPFSKRLRSTDKSFSNQNNTASIFSSSSSSDTVPNSSSSSSSILPVSQMIDKVKDYCSTRTDNFYKNIILSDSFVNCTRL
- the adgrg6 gene encoding adhesion G-protein coupled receptor G6 isoform X2 (The sequence of the model RefSeq protein was modified relative to this genomic sequence to represent the inferred CDS: added 365 bases not found in genome assembly), which codes for MASCSGDGGGRWRLHLVAPLVLLWISLDRTVRGCTSINCNVVLTEAQGKFMSPCYPQNYPNSHSCRWTLQAPTGFIIQLSFLDFELEEAPGCKYDWLLVHAGNTEAKFCGLTASGMTLNSTGNVMELSFTSDFSIQKRGFSVSFQHVAVALRNQKVKISSGAGQATQVSGSVSIPALSEFTVCFEVERAGSNQKEWLFTYYDSSNNVALSLGSTQSDMKMVVDGTVCSVETIISAADFTSSMKSFCVLWKSSSGLVAVYFNRIYRETTCSPSSNHLVPAGGVFQLGGLQSFNGNMYNLRLWNRTMTLAELKALSCGVAGSVIDWDNSFWSIPSSLAQTDNTLSCSASPSDSPELGHGSSANGTITASAAPPSSNPANVSSASSTPQAEQPANITAVSSAATNHTATNATTHVSLVVSSPQTLPGTTPQPPFLTTNHLMTNISDTASSREGLFYGVFLLVESERSQQAVERALALWLNQTFQDWTFAVDHFRVDLTGGSFSYSCQLLLVIRSRSEADVMERLLSRTGLIGTGLQVQPNSLYVRLVGNCPEENLLHFLWPETRPRVTQYLPCFPNKDHSASRSCLINPENYNSFWSTANLTSCSVTAENAVGVAEQLANFTKNSLSNEEVSQVVTKVQELVNVAKIDAAVAETVVHIISNVMISSDKPPADASNKALKAVEELAHKVEFGGLSVNITSKTLALGVLALNHSTFNGTSFSAFFLPNSTDPKIEFDVTANPLAQVTLPGSLLSSVSLSDVDRSSLSRINFMFFSSTNLFQKEQNSLSLNSYVVASSVGNLSIKDLKDPVKIEISHLHGQVSSKRKCMFWDFSMNEGDGGWNARGCSVSKESSSNRTVCLCNHLTHFGILMDVSQTSSQIDQKNKKVLTFLSYIGCGVSAICCAATLLTYVAFESLRRDYPSKILMNLSTSLLFLNMVFLLDGWLASLNRNEGLCMSAAVLLHYFLLTSFTWMGLESVHMYIALVKVFNTYIRRYILKFCVVGWGLPAVLVGIVVSVNKNFYGVLKDGQDESARMCWIKDRSVFYTTCVGYFCLVFLLNVAMFIVVMMQICGRNGKRSNRTLREEVLRNLRSVVSLTFLLGMTWGFALFAWGPVYLTFTYLFTIFNSLQGLFIFVFHCALKENVQKQWRRSLCCGPYGLSYNSDVTKTATNNTKKVSSDHLGKSLSSSSFGSSSSWTCKAKATLTPFSKRLRSTDKSFSNQNNTASIFSSSSSSDTVPNSSSSSSSILPVSQMIDKVKDYCSTRTDNFYKNIILSDSFVNCTRL